AcacatagtattataataatataatctgttGTCGATGCgtgaaacaaataaaacgaatattgTTACAGAATATCAAAAGAGTTGTTTACATTTGAAACAAATAGATTATGAAGTTCATGATCgtgtttattgtatattttttttaatgtgtaataGCATTAGTATCTCTTTTATTTTTCCAATacgtataaaagtaattataaaatgcattaGCCTAAATGTAACGGTTAAGTAGCGTTTTTATTATACATGGTTATAAAACAGCGAAATAGTTCATTTACTTCATTAGGTCTAGTAGAAATAGTAGCCTGTTATTGCTATTGATCAGTCTCTAGTTACATGTCAGTGAAGCAACCATCAGCCGATAAGCgttacaatttattacattcTTATGTTTATAGATATGTGTGTAAACAcgtacccccttattcatagacgttttttatctaaggacggagtaaagctgtgataacaagtctgtttctcagtgttatatatataactcaGGCATCGATTCACAATCCCCGTGATGATGGAAGGAGAGGTCTCGGcaaattataagtatatctCCGACGTGAAGTGATCCATGCCAGGAGCCCTATGAGAATTCATGGTTTACAGATACTCTATGACTTCATCTTCCGTAAATAGTGGGTCGTTTGAAGTGTCCGGGAAATAATTAAAGGTTTGGGTCTTCCATATCAATGTTTTTAAACGTTCATAAATTTGGAACGTTTGACGTCTGTAGTTGGTGAAAAAATAGATCAGGTAATGGTAAGTGCTTCACTATTGACTACATAGAAGACGGAagtataatttaacaatagcGTAAGATAAAAAGACAACAAAAACCCTAACAGTAAAATGAAACGAGAATTCCGGTAGTCCACAGTACATATCCGAGGACTCTAAGAGACTcagaattattttgatttacatttttaaataattacagtgCCGCAAATGCCTCAAGCGGCTCTCCAAATATTCAGTCGCGTGAAAAAAGAAACTTTAGTCGAGTAGAAAATTTAAGCgtcaaattttaaaaacaaggaACTGTCTAGACATCATTTTGCATTTAGAATAATGATGCGGCGGGCTGTGAGCGTTTTGGGAATCGATTATCGAggtttattttttgtgactCGAATCCTCGAGTATTTGttcaaaacatttattcaaGTAATCATATTAGATGAGTTTGAGCAATAGCAAACGATTAGGTTTGTCAGTTAAGTGATAGGTAGGCAGGTAAAGAGCTATAGGTGCGTCTAATAGTATGTATTATGCAATTGAAGTTGTAGACACTTCGTACAAAATAGTACCAAAATTGGCACAAAATTTTGAACTCTGAAAGATATAAATGACAACGTACTTCAAGATTCATGCCCCAGCCTAATTATACTGCAAACATTCTTTGTTTCTAGATTAACTCAAAGTCAAATCTCGAACTATAAAATGCAACAAAAGACTCGACAGACCGCTTGCACATCACTAATTTAGAGCAATTTTCGCTAGAAGCGCGTCTTGTGGAGgttcacaatttaaaataacaggGCTGGAGTCCCGTGGGCCATTAGTTAGAACACTCTGAGTGTACTGGATTATTTGCACTACCTGCTACTGTAAGCATAAAACCTTGCATGTAATTGTATGCACGGCAATATGGTCTTAATGAGCAGAAGGAGTTTTTGTTGTGGaaatttatttgtgaaaattgGAGCACTTATATACAGTTTTGTTTCAgtgataatattgtattatagagAACTGGTGGAACTGCTTTGGTGCGGTTCATCAATCAGTCAGATTGCAAAGGAGTGAGAACTGAGAACCCAATAAATATCACCCCTTCGCAATCACTATTCTTCcatcattaataaatacaaagtctAATTTGAAACTGCGATATTTCTAACAAACTAATAGTGAATAATCTCTGCTGAATAGAACACAACGCTTGTTTTTGGCacacaaataaatcaaaacttaGTGTTTAATATTGCAAACTTTCTAACGTTTTGAATATTAAGCTAGACTCCTACACCGACGCAAGACAAATGGCTTCCAATAAACATTAAAGGTAATCTTGAATTATGAACGAATTTTAAATCCAGCACTTAGCACGTAACAGGTTTTATTAAtcggattaatataaaattggtcACGTTATGCTCAAATGTTATGTTTACAGCATAAATTATTGGACTTGACTGAGGCTACTACCTAATTTCTGTGGTACTTTACAGTCTTATAGTAGAACAATGTGTTAATTCGTTGCTACGTTTCCTCCAGTTGTTACGTCTCGCTTTTCTTATCCTGTTCTTTTCCTTTAGGGTCGGCAGTACAAGATTCTTCTGGTATTgcgatttatattatttaatcttaaatTACCCACTTCTTTGTGCTTAAAATGTATCTGTTATGGCTTCAGCTAAATACTTCATTGCCATTAAATAATCGTCAATATTACTCATATTTCTGTCTCTATTTGACTCGGCACCTTTCaagaaacttaattttaataaataaagaaagacaaaccacgcctttatccctgaaggagAATGTAAAGGTGCAACTAGTGCATCTACTTTTTGCCATGTGATTCGTCCAACGATATGACAGGACGAGCCTTTCGCCATagcaggcacaaattccatacccTAGGCTGATACTCAGCAAGTTCACATTATTGACTAACTCGGGATTCCAACCCTCAAGGTGGTGTCGCACCGCGCTCGCGATCCAACTCCGCCATCGAGGCTGTACCTAATGAATTGATATTTACAATGACAAACTTGGTAGTCTAATTGATTGAACTTAATCGCGCAATTGCCTCTGTTGCATAGCAGCACAGCATCATGCTGAGTAGTCACGTCCTACCTGTGACAGCTTTGAAATTAAGTCTCaggaaatattgtttgttttatttttataactagcttccgcccgcagcttcgtccgcgtggatttcgggtttcaaaaatggagaaggtgctcaatttgtcgggatgtttttttaatttatggtggtatgcaggtggtccgattgtccggtcagggtctgatgatgggatcctggtgaaatcgaaggaacttttaaccattaaggttgcacacgaaatgacggaagcttaaaaatggagtaacttctcccgttttcccaacattttccatcactgctatgctcctattaattgtagcgtgatgaaaagtatattataaccagctcaggagtatgaaaaataattgtaccaagttaagttaaaatccgtcgagtagtttttgtttctataacggttatacagacagacagacaaaaattttactaattgcatttttggcatcagtatcgatccctaatcacccccagttattttggaaatatatttcatgtacagaattgacctctctacagatttattataagtatagatatgcaaaagtagctcaaaaattgtccataacgaaaacatgcattttaaagtaaaacaaaagaaataatatcgtgaagccaaccaaataactaatgatatattaaattttgtgactgttcaatttagtcgggtccgcgatatcacttttgttgagtttcagaacgcgacattacattattatattctgtgctccaacgcacactgctttgatgttaggaacacacctacattgcttagacaacagtgaactttatacaatagcaataaagctcaaattgactctacgtattagttagaaaacgtttgtatgggaaatagaaaaatgctgttttgaggattttcccggcaattattcgaatttttctcaccttttaaaccttccctagacctccacgaataattcaagaccaagataagataaatccgttcagccgttctcgagttttagcgagactaacgaacagcaattcatttttatatatatagatatgagaGATTTTTGTTTAGTTTGTGTGAATTCTCTTTTTCCCCTTTATAcgtttatatatatatgcatGTCTATCTGTgaccaataaatttatttatttatttaattttaggttcTCCAGCAGATTATACATTGATTGTGATGCACAACCAACTTAAAGGAGTACACAGCATTcgtttaaatgtataataaataatataacaataacaacataataataatgatatgatataacaacataaattattttttccttcttttctttctttcaatctTACTTACTTGTCAAGTCCTATACTTAAAACCACATCCAACGGCAATTCAATATTGCAATTGTCCTAATTAGACGACTTAACGCATCATGGTCCCACAAGTAAATTGCTGCGTCCATCGAAGCGTGACAGACATTGACGTTTATTGTCAATGCACTAATCTAATACCGTAGACTGTCCATTGTTTTGGCTCATCTAGTAACAATGTGCCGGCATATGGCACATAACAATGAGAGCATATATTGGCGACTATATGACGTAGGCGTTGTCAGtatgttacattaaaattttattcgtagaaaattaaaattatgagcaCGATAATCTCATTGGTAATGGATTGGTCAAGGCAAATGTCTGTAGGTTCATAATCTAAGGCATACACCAGTGCCTTTCAAAGTTAAGGGTGTATTGCTAATCAATTATGGTCCGCTATAACGGTGAAGAGGAATATggtgaagaaacctacataatattatctttttattatgaatttctGACATATGTGGAATCTGCCAAACTCATACTAGGCCAgggtgatggactaaggcctgaacTCCTTTAGTAGAAGATGCCTGTATCCAGTAGTGAGATAGTACTGGACCAATATTCTTATTAGACTAATTGTtgaactaataaatttatttaaagtggcATGGAACTTGACTTATCAATTGTAATTCATTTAggcagttaatattttatttacttatggaCAAATAATTCGAAGATTAGTTGGTGCAATGTAGACTGTAGTCCTTGAAGGAGAATAAATGGTAATACAGAAGAGTGTTGATTATTCGAAATAATTGGGACATGAGAGGAAAACTAGTTTATTGAGGCAATCgagctatatatttttatgtgtgtactcatttactaataaaaaaatacatttgtaatagGAGTCTCGTTTACAAGAGCGGTAAGTAGGGAATGACTTAAGGAACGTAACATTAATACTTTACGTGCAGAAACCCTTAATTATGGTCAGTCGAAGCTATCCTAGCTGTTCGGTTGAGTGTCGCTCTACTGTAGTATTTCATTCGGTTGTATATAAACTTTACCCGGCccgaataaaaaacaaaaataatatgactaCGGctggatatttttattgtagctaGTCGTATCTAATCAgaatataaattagatttttgttgtgtagtatctaaataaaacttgcttttttaattatttttagaaacataATTTACTTAGAAGTTTATGGAATTTAATCTATTTTGTTGTTATACAAGATAATTTGATGTAacaccattaaaataaaaaaatagtaagcatcttatttatttaaagacgtCTTAACTTTAATACTATCTTAATTATATAGCTAATTCCTATATAATCGACATTTTGACGTTCATGAAAATTATTGTACAACGttagtattataaaactatCTAACCTACAATCTTAGCCAAGTTAGTAAAATCAGGCCATCCCTCATCCGTATCATTAGGTGCGGCTTTCTTTTCAATTTTCACATCCTTTGGTGCTGGTGTCGTCGTTTTATCATCTGCCTTTGCCACAGGATCCCCACGGTTCAGCTTCTGGTACTTTACTATCAGATTCAAGACCTCGTGTTGCATGTTCAACCTCAAATCACTTGTCAAATTCTTCATAGCATTACCCACATACTGGCCAAACACGAAATCTTCATTAACCTGCCTCGATAGCATGTCATGCCCCAATTGTGTGAGAAGATCCTTCACGAAATTGATTATGGTAAcgtttgaaacatttttaacgAGTCTAGGTTGGTGTTTCCAGTTGGTTTTCTCGTATTTGGGACGTATTGGAGGCGGGCCGATCGCTACTGAAACTACTTCATCGTTGTCCATCTCATCATCTTCTAGAGGGGCGAGATGCCCAGATGGCTGGGGAAGGCTTGCTTTTTTGTTTTGCACCTGttgaatgtaaaattttgtGGGTTTAGAGTAAATTTTTGAGCACATTAGAAATATCCCATCCCAAAGGATAGCAGGTTAATTAATGatcaggatttttttttgttagcagataaaatcaccaaaattataactttatattgtGAATAATTTTTATGGTTAATGGGGTGTATATTTGTGGATGTCATATCTTTGATCATTTATGGAGTCGAATACCCTAGAGAGGTTACTATAAAGACTCCGTGGACTTTAGgtgtaaatatcaaaatatagttTACGGAAATCAAGCAGAGATGATTCGTACGGTGCAAAAATCAAGAAACGAGAATCGGAAATCACCCGAAAGATATTCCAACGCATGAATATAGTTTGGTAAAACTGAACACGTAACTGGATTACCTTTttccttatttcccttggtttCTGAGTGCTCATACGTCGTTTAGGCTCTTGTTGGGGCGGCAACATGTGCCGTTTCGAATGGTAGTGCACGCCTTTTCTTATCACTCGTGTGTTTTCTTTATCTTCTATTGACGATCTCCATGCTTCCTTTGTCAGAAATACAAGAAATGTGATTTTGTGAAACTCTTTGTAAGTAGTCAGCTTGGAACTATTACAACTATTTCTACTTTTTAGGGATAAATAAATTGgcgtattttaaaaaactaaaaattcacATCCATGTATGGAGCTGCGCTAAGCAAAGGTCACATACTTTCACAAAGAAAGGTGTACGATTCTGGGCAGATGGGGCATTTTTTTTAACTCGACAGGGGAAAAGGACTGCACTGCAATAAAGTACGAAGATGCAAAACTGTCAAACAAATCAGACAATTAATTGGAATGTTTTTCCAATATTTAATAGCTTTTTCTAATGTCATACAAAATAAGAATTACACCAAGCAGATTTTGCGACAGATAATAACTTTGAACTAAAAACTGATAATTTAAGTATGGTGTAGGTACTTACCATTAATGTAGGCGATAAAATCAAGAACAACAACAAACTATTGACACAGTACATCGCGTCGCGTCTTTCCGAAGACTAAAGAGATTATCTTGATGTATTGTAAATGATATTTAGTAAATACTCGCTTTGAATGAAGGCACAATGAGAGAAACGTGTAAACAGGTCACTGTTTGAATTCTTCGAGTTGGTGAGGCTATTCTAAATTCTATGATATGAAagtgctaatattattttttcgaagTCGCGGTTCCGAAGTATAATTTGCGAATAGagctggtggtagtatatattttatatccactaggatagcgaccaccatacataaggtgttaaaacccgccatagtggcccaactAAGTGTGAcgtgttccaggatcagcctgtgtatccaaCAGGGCgtcataattgtatcgactgtcgaggggtaatcatcttgcgacgagttgacattctattagatcccaccccacttaccatcaggtgcactgaACACTGCATCAGTGGGGTCTCTTTGCTGTGCACGTATTTCAAGAAGCAGTGAATAGAGTGTTTTTAGAAGGTGAAGGTTCGTCAATTAGACATCTGCTTGTCCAGGAACAACGCcattcatatatttaaattataacaaagtgGTGCATGGAAAGTAATTATGTTCAATGATTCTGAGAGGTCAGTGATTGCATACAAAGAAATAATCTACACGAACTGCTGCATAGAATACACCAACCAAATAGTTTCACAgctaattcattaatttaaatctacCCCTTAGTCTCAGTGTGAATTCACCTTTACAATACCATCAGATACAATTTCCCTAATATGATAAGTTATACTCGATCTTGGAGGCCAATTTACATCCGCGTTGTACGTAAAACGTTTGtacttaaaatgtaaaatcataaaacgTTAATGGAATTTACACCGAACCCATAAAAGTTTTAAGTGACGTAATTTGTATTCTGGCGGAATCATAAGCCGACCAGATACGTTGATCCCTGATCTGGGACAGCAATTTTACAGATTGGGTTAAAGTTCgtgaaacattatttaaattgatctaTTTACGCGCCATATGGTA
This genomic window from Manduca sexta isolate Smith_Timp_Sample1 chromosome 12, JHU_Msex_v1.0, whole genome shotgun sequence contains:
- the LOC115448686 gene encoding uncharacterized protein LOC115448686 isoform X1 encodes the protein MYCVNSLLLFLILSPTLMEAWRSSIEDKENTRVIRKGVHYHSKRHMLPPQQEPKRRMSTQKPREIRKKVQNKKASLPQPSGHLAPLEDDEMDNDEVVSVAIGPPPIRPKYEKTNWKHQPRLVKNVSNVTIINFVKDLLTQLGHDMLSRQVNEDFVFGQYVGNAMKNLTSDLRLNMQHEVLNLIVKYQKLNRGDPVAKADDKTTTPAPKDVKIEKKAAPNDTDEGWPDFTNLAKIVG
- the LOC115448686 gene encoding uncharacterized protein LOC115448686 isoform X2; this translates as MLPPQQEPKRRMSTQKPREIRKKVQNKKASLPQPSGHLAPLEDDEMDNDEVVSVAIGPPPIRPKYEKTNWKHQPRLVKNVSNVTIINFVKDLLTQLGHDMLSRQVNEDFVFGQYVGNAMKNLTSDLRLNMQHEVLNLIVKYQKLNRGDPVAKADDKTTTPAPKDVKIEKKAAPNDTDEGWPDFTNLAKIVG